One window from the genome of Rhodopseudomonas sp. P2A-2r encodes:
- a CDS encoding FecR family protein, translated as MTVTTNVDESDDPLCSARRWVVRLRSGDVSQQDLDALARWRAESPANRKAFALANAQWDLLRSAALNIVANQATAHTSREVYAMRALTRRAWIGGAMAASVGGAVYLAVRPPLELWPSLAELGADYRTDVGERRQIAFADTTSVEMNTRTSLVSAEGEGNARWIDLLGGEIAVSTAPGASAPARPFVVMAGNGRTSATQATFDLRRDADNVSVACLDGEVKIECGSQTVTLAARQRIAYSPHGLGDLTSTEGRVVGAWRQGLLVFDNQPLAEVIPEINRYRRGRIVLTNERSGRLLLDATFRLDRIDEVVPKIAHLFGLHLRTLPGGLAFLS; from the coding sequence ATGACCGTGACGACTAATGTGGACGAATCCGATGATCCGCTGTGCTCGGCACGTCGCTGGGTCGTCCGGTTGCGTTCGGGAGACGTGAGCCAGCAAGATCTCGATGCCCTGGCGCGGTGGCGAGCCGAAAGCCCGGCGAACCGGAAAGCGTTCGCGCTGGCCAATGCGCAGTGGGATCTGCTGCGGAGCGCTGCGCTGAATATTGTCGCAAATCAGGCGACCGCCCATACATCGCGAGAAGTCTACGCCATGCGCGCGCTGACGCGGCGGGCCTGGATCGGCGGCGCGATGGCGGCGTCGGTGGGCGGTGCGGTCTATCTGGCCGTGCGTCCGCCGCTTGAGTTGTGGCCATCCTTGGCCGAACTGGGCGCGGATTATCGCACCGATGTCGGTGAGCGCCGCCAGATCGCCTTTGCCGACACCACATCTGTCGAGATGAACACCCGCACCAGCCTCGTGTCCGCCGAAGGCGAAGGTAATGCCCGTTGGATCGACCTGCTGGGCGGCGAAATTGCGGTCAGCACTGCGCCCGGCGCATCGGCGCCGGCGCGACCGTTCGTGGTGATGGCCGGCAATGGCCGCACCTCCGCCACGCAGGCGACGTTCGATCTGCGTCGTGATGCCGACAACGTCTCGGTGGCCTGCCTCGATGGCGAAGTGAAGATCGAATGCGGCAGCCAGACGGTGACACTGGCAGCGCGGCAGCGCATCGCCTACAGCCCGCACGGGCTTGGCGACCTCACGTCGACCGAAGGCAGGGTCGTCGGTGCCTGGCGGCAAGGCCTGCTGGTGTTCGACAACCAGCCGCTGGCGGAGGTGATCCCGGAGATCAATCGCTACCGGCGCGGCAGGATCGTCCTGACCAACGAACGGAGCGGTCGCCTGTTACTCGATGCGACCTTCAGGCTCGACCGGATCGACGAAGTCGTTCCGAAGATCGCACATCTGTTCGGGCTGCATCTGAGAACCTTGCCTGGCGGGCTGGCCTTCCTAAGTTGA